In a genomic window of Mycoplasma iguanae:
- the gatB gene encoding Asp-tRNA(Asn)/Glu-tRNA(Gln) amidotransferase subunit GatB, translated as MNSKYDVVIGIEIHLELNTKTKMFSPAKNSFLDDPNRNVHPIDIGYPGTLPQLNKAAVISAIKLAKALNMKIDNQLHFDRKNYFYPDLPKGFQITQFFRPIGKDGIMPIFVDGVWKEIAVERIHLEEDTAKQLHQEKWTLLDYNRAGIPLIEIVTKPVISSSQEAIAYVNNIRKAALYLGISDAKMEEGSLRVDVNISLKPENSSTLGNKVEIKNMNSISNIKKAIDFEIALQSSMLDNNEIVKQQTKRFDEITLTNVLMREKTGEVDYKYFPEPNIPVIQLEQSLLENVLIPTMPWEREKEFLAIKLNPIHINSLINNIDYLDYFEAINFHNKTKAANLFFSDIISIVNNQAVQLKDLNIKPFHLKEILELIESQKISSKQAKQIIQILQKENKSIQQIIIENKMNQSISEIDLIAILEKIILENENLINSYPQKPDRVTNFLLGNLMKETQGNANPQMANKVVQEILQKKFQ; from the coding sequence ATGAATAGTAAATATGATGTAGTTATTGGAATTGAAATTCATCTAGAATTAAACACTAAAACTAAAATGTTTTCACCTGCAAAAAACAGCTTTTTAGATGATCCAAACAGAAATGTTCATCCAATCGATATTGGTTATCCAGGAACATTGCCCCAATTAAACAAAGCTGCAGTAATTAGTGCTATTAAATTAGCTAAAGCTTTAAATATGAAAATTGACAATCAATTACACTTTGACAGAAAAAATTATTTTTATCCCGATCTTCCCAAAGGTTTTCAAATCACTCAATTTTTTCGTCCAATTGGCAAAGACGGAATAATGCCCATCTTTGTTGATGGTGTTTGAAAGGAAATAGCTGTAGAAAGAATTCACTTAGAAGAAGATACAGCTAAACAATTACATCAAGAAAAATGAACTTTATTAGACTACAATCGTGCAGGTATTCCTTTAATTGAAATTGTTACCAAACCAGTAATTAGTTCTTCACAAGAAGCGATAGCTTATGTAAATAATATTCGTAAAGCTGCACTTTACTTAGGAATTTCAGATGCCAAAATGGAAGAAGGTTCTTTAAGAGTTGATGTCAATATTTCACTTAAACCTGAAAATTCTTCCACATTAGGAAATAAAGTAGAAATTAAAAACATGAATTCAATTTCTAACATAAAAAAAGCGATCGATTTTGAAATTGCTTTACAAAGTTCAATGCTGGATAATAATGAAATAGTTAAACAACAAACAAAACGCTTTGATGAGATAACCTTAACTAATGTTTTAATGCGTGAAAAGACCGGAGAGGTTGATTATAAATATTTTCCCGAACCAAATATTCCTGTAATTCAATTAGAACAATCACTACTTGAAAATGTTTTAATTCCGACAATGCCTTGAGAAAGAGAAAAAGAATTTTTAGCAATAAAATTAAATCCAATTCATATCAATAGTTTAATTAATAACATTGATTATTTAGATTATTTTGAAGCTATTAATTTCCATAACAAAACAAAAGCTGCTAATTTATTTTTCTCAGATATCATTTCAATTGTCAATAATCAAGCTGTCCAATTGAAAGATTTAAACATTAAACCTTTTCATTTAAAAGAAATTCTAGAATTAATTGAATCACAAAAAATTAGTTCTAAACAAGCTAAACAAATTATTCAAATTTTACAAAAAGAAAATAAGTCTATTCAACAAATTATTATAGAAAACAAAATGAATCAATCAATCAGTGAAATTGATTTAATTGCAATCCTGGAAAAAATAATCCTGGAAAATGAAAATTTAATAAATTCATATCCCCAAAAACCTGACCGAGTAACTAATTTTCTTTTAGGTAATTTAATGAAAGAAACACAGGGAAATGCTAACCCACAAATGGCAAATAAAGTTGTTCAAGAAATATTACAAAAAAAGTTTCAATAA
- a CDS encoding amidase family protein → MFKNKGNFQKALEEAKNNKNNAISFIYENKISQNTEGSLADVIFSIKDNYATADASTQASSLSLKNFQPSYNATFLEKVYAEGAIPVFKTHCDELALGGEGIFSYWGIIKNPLDLTRKVGGSSSGAAAAFTKNLGFALGSDTGDSVRLPASYVGVVGFKPSYGAISRYGLFAYASSLDHVAYFTHNVSDALALSEVAYGIDKKDFTTVNIPIKNAQMIQPQKVAFFNLNGFLTPEVFSQYQILKDKLIAENIDVTILEPNIQLLETIKTVYEIISYSEASANLANINGISFANRQKGDSWDEIMTNTRSKGFGYMVQRRLLLGSYFLNKENQQDLFLRAQKVRRLIKEYYEKIHKQFDLIIFPSTPDIAPKFDSKEQWNFMDYILTGANLAGNPSISIPWIKKDNLPVNLTLENGIYEDEKLFSFALWMEKLLGGENE, encoded by the coding sequence ATGTTTAAAAATAAAGGAAATTTTCAAAAAGCATTAGAAGAAGCTAAAAACAATAAAAATAATGCTATTTCATTTATTTATGAAAATAAAATTTCACAAAATACTGAAGGTTCTTTAGCAGATGTTATTTTTTCAATTAAAGATAATTATGCAACAGCTGATGCTTCCACTCAAGCTTCTTCTTTATCATTAAAAAACTTTCAACCTTCTTATAATGCAACATTTTTAGAAAAAGTTTACGCAGAAGGAGCGATACCAGTATTTAAAACTCATTGCGATGAACTAGCTTTAGGTGGTGAAGGTATTTTTTCATACTGAGGAATTATTAAAAATCCGCTGGATTTAACTCGTAAAGTTGGTGGTTCTTCATCTGGAGCGGCTGCAGCTTTTACTAAAAATTTAGGTTTTGCATTAGGTTCAGATACTGGCGATTCTGTACGTTTACCTGCTTCTTATGTGGGTGTTGTAGGATTCAAACCTTCTTATGGAGCAATTTCACGTTATGGTCTTTTTGCTTATGCTTCTTCTTTAGATCATGTCGCTTATTTTACACATAATGTTTCAGATGCTTTAGCATTATCTGAAGTTGCTTATGGAATTGATAAAAAAGACTTTACTACAGTAAATATTCCAATAAAAAATGCTCAAATGATTCAACCCCAAAAAGTAGCATTTTTTAACTTAAATGGTTTCCTTACTCCAGAAGTTTTTAGTCAATATCAAATTTTAAAAGATAAGTTAATTGCAGAAAATATTGATGTAACTATATTAGAACCAAATATCCAATTATTAGAAACTATTAAAACAGTTTATGAAATTATTTCTTATTCTGAAGCTTCTGCCAACTTAGCAAATATTAATGGAATTAGTTTTGCTAATCGCCAAAAAGGTGATTCATGAGATGAAATTATGACAAACACCAGAAGCAAAGGTTTTGGTTACATGGTCCAAAGAAGACTATTATTGGGATCATATTTTTTAAATAAAGAAAATCAACAAGATTTATTTTTAAGAGCTCAAAAAGTACGCCGTTTAATTAAAGAATATTATGAAAAAATTCATAAGCAATTTGATTTAATAATCTTCCCTTCTACACCAGATATTGCTCCTAAATTTGATAGTAAAGAACAATGAAATTTCATGGATTATATTTTAACTGGTGCAAATTTAGCAGGTAATCCTTCTATTTCCATTCCTTGAATAAAAAAAGATAATTTACCTGTAAATTTAACTTTAGAAAATGGTATTTATGAAGATGAAAAATTGTTTTCATTTGCTTTATGAATGGAAAAATTATTAGGAGGTGAAAATGAATAG
- the gatC gene encoding Asp-tRNA(Asn)/Glu-tRNA(Gln) amidotransferase subunit GatC, translating to MDRKKMIEVANLLKIEPRDEVLNELEKEFDEIMAALEKIRQIDVTNIEPLARIEESPQFYLREDEIDQSENLVLEKILSNAKDSNDQFIRIKKVI from the coding sequence ATGGACAGAAAAAAAATGATTGAAGTTGCAAATCTATTGAAAATTGAACCACGTGATGAAGTTTTAAATGAACTAGAAAAAGAATTTGATGAAATTATGGCTGCTCTAGAAAAAATACGTCAAATTGATGTAACAAATATTGAACCATTAGCAAGAATTGAAGAAAGTCCACAATTTTATTTACGTGAAGATGAAATTGATCAATCAGAAAATTTAGTTCTAGAAAAGATCTTATCAAATGCTAAAGATTCCAATGATCAATTTATAAGAATTAAGAAGGTAATTTAA
- a CDS encoding RluA family pseudouridine synthase encodes MEMIKVRATNNDAGRTIYKFLIKFLDNLPVSKIEKIFRKKDLKINGSREVEKKYILNENDEIVIYGISNARKSSKEVKNISIDFAVIYEDENILIVNKKENQAVHSENNSLDEQVLKYLKFEKTDSFIPSSIGRLDKTTSGIMVYAKNYSTLREMKNQQANFEKIYTFKNSMPEKEITVEYYFLKDEANQKVMVHPKFGKKGKTRFFFENKKKYAQIYTGRKHQIRASLSKLGFPIDGDRKYGGKRATRVYLHATRIKFAGLKKELDYLNDQEFISLPKW; translated from the coding sequence ATGGAAATGATTAAAGTAAGGGCAACAAACAATGATGCAGGTAGAACTATCTACAAATTTTTAATAAAATTTTTGGATAATTTACCTGTTTCAAAAATTGAAAAGATTTTTCGAAAAAAAGATTTAAAAATTAATGGTTCAAGAGAAGTTGAAAAAAAATATATCCTAAATGAAAATGATGAAATTGTTATTTATGGAATTTCTAATGCTAGAAAGTCATCAAAAGAAGTAAAAAATATTAGTATTGATTTTGCAGTTATTTATGAAGATGAAAATATTTTAATAGTAAATAAAAAAGAAAATCAAGCTGTTCATAGTGAAAATAACTCGTTAGATGAACAAGTTTTAAAATATTTAAAATTTGAAAAAACAGATTCCTTTATTCCATCTTCGATTGGTAGATTAGATAAAACTACTTCAGGAATTATGGTTTATGCAAAAAATTATTCAACTTTAAGAGAGATGAAAAACCAGCAAGCAAATTTCGAAAAAATTTATACCTTTAAAAATTCTATGCCCGAAAAAGAAATCACAGTTGAATATTATTTTTTAAAAGATGAAGCTAATCAAAAGGTAATGGTTCACCCAAAATTTGGAAAAAAAGGAAAAACAAGATTTTTCTTTGAAAACAAGAAAAAATATGCCCAAATTTATACTGGAAGAAAACATCAAATTAGGGCATCACTTTCAAAATTAGGTTTCCCCATTGATGGTGATCGTAAATATGGAGGAAAAAGAGCGACCAGAGTTTATTTGCATGCCACCAGAATTAAGTTTGCCGGATTAAAAAAAGAACTAGATTATTTAAACGATCAAGAATTTATTTCTTTACCAAAATGATAG
- the dnaJ gene encoding molecular chaperone DnaJ, with protein sequence MSRKRDYYEILGIPKNASERDIKKAYRKLAMQYHPDKNKSADAEAKFKEINEANEILSDPEKKAAYDKYGHSAFEQGGFAGGPGFSDFGGFDFDSIFESFGFGSSRSRRRNQPQRGDDILAQIRISFEESIIGKTIIQDLTKYETCDKCHGTGAEKPSDIQSCHVCHGSGSIDKVIRTPFGQMVNKQTCYTCEGSGQEIKVKCSKCHGQKIIQSRKEVTINIPEGIIDGEKILLKGYGQPGINGGPAGNLYVEIRVSSHKFFTRERNDIHITVPVSIRDIINEATIEVPSPKGWQFLKLKDSYASGDVIPIKGGGAKRPGSNSYGDLKVKIMLYIPKLSSKNKEKLSDLLEDVKDKKIEEWKSNFPKQ encoded by the coding sequence ATGAGTAGAAAACGAGATTATTATGAAATTTTAGGTATTCCAAAAAATGCAAGTGAGCGTGATATTAAAAAAGCATATCGTAAACTTGCTATGCAATATCATCCCGATAAAAATAAATCAGCAGATGCAGAAGCTAAATTTAAAGAAATTAATGAAGCCAATGAAATTCTTTCTGATCCCGAAAAGAAAGCAGCTTATGATAAATATGGTCACAGTGCTTTTGAACAGGGTGGATTTGCTGGTGGACCTGGCTTTAGCGATTTTGGTGGATTTGATTTTGATTCAATTTTTGAATCATTTGGTTTTGGTTCATCAAGATCAAGAAGAAGAAATCAACCACAACGTGGTGATGATATTTTAGCTCAAATTAGAATAAGTTTTGAAGAATCAATTATTGGAAAAACAATTATCCAAGATTTGACCAAATACGAAACTTGTGATAAATGTCATGGAACCGGTGCAGAAAAACCAAGTGATATTCAAAGCTGTCATGTTTGTCATGGAAGCGGATCAATTGACAAAGTCATAAGAACTCCTTTTGGACAAATGGTTAATAAGCAAACTTGTTATACTTGTGAAGGAAGTGGACAAGAAATTAAAGTTAAATGTTCAAAATGTCATGGTCAAAAAATTATTCAATCTCGTAAAGAAGTTACCATCAACATTCCCGAAGGAATTATTGATGGTGAAAAAATTTTATTAAAAGGTTATGGTCAACCCGGAATTAATGGTGGACCTGCAGGAAACTTATATGTGGAAATCAGAGTTTCAAGTCATAAGTTTTTCACAAGAGAAAGAAACGATATTCATATCACTGTACCAGTTTCAATTCGCGATATTATTAATGAAGCAACAATTGAAGTACCTTCACCAAAAGGATGACAATTTTTAAAATTAAAAGATTCATATGCATCAGGTGATGTTATTCCAATTAAGGGCGGAGGTGCTAAACGTCCAGGAAGTAATTCATATGGTGATTTAAAAGTAAAAATCATGCTTTACATTCCAAAATTATCTTCAAAAAATAAAGAAAAATTAAGTGATTTATTAGAAGATGTTAAAGACAAAAAAATTGAAGAATGAAAAAGCAATTTCCCTAAACAATAA
- the rpoB gene encoding DNA-directed RNA polymerase subunit beta, with product MGKQKFELKKFGPITLRRDYSKSKNVFETPDYLTSQRESFNYFIEKGIDEALNQFYPIKSNNGKVEIQYIRNKKIRIEKPKNEFEAIKAAKQKGESYSCKVYAHLRKLNVETSEISESQEVLYGEIPLMTSAGTFIINGSEKVIVSQLIRSSGVYYGRNVRNKQADDLFNKVEILPQLGSWVEIYHRVTGNSIDTIKVRIDKNKNILLSTFLRALGLSKEDGTINALFGNSRVLNETLKKDKNADMRECQKAIYRIIRKGDRLTDEAVENLIPVTLFNERRYNLSKTGRYMINRKLNLIQRIEGRFLAEDLVDANSNKVLFKTGTHITAQMAKEIQEYFNNGTLASYPIPGISPSVYGKQIEINPELAKRINIISVKIWPSKKAMEQKSEPTLIIGNDPTSDEAHLLISDIVAIVGYYFNLNENIGQEDDPDSLINKRIIGIGELLQNQLKIAFNKLEKNSKERMSIKEIDKITPRNITNNKPVYNQFKTFFNSSKLSQFMDQYNPLSEIANKRRITSLGPGGLNRETAQFEVRDVHPTHYGRICPIETPEGQNIGLILNYASYSKIDEYGFIQAPYFKVNNGVVDYSKVVWLTAIQEIGYTFAQSTVEIDSKNRIIEENVTVRKNHNYLIVEPKDIDYIDVSSKEMTSIAASAIPFLENDDANRALMGSNMQRQAVPLLKAEAPLVATGSEADIAKYATTNLVAKVDGEVVFVDSEKIKIKDAEGATKTYNLRLFEKSNQGTLISQRPIVKIGDKVKAGDLIVDGPSSDKGELALGKNVLVAFTTWNGYNYEDAIIISEKLVKNDAFTSIHIEEQTIPFRNSKAGDDILTADIPNVSNYAKRSLDANGIVTVGSEVSAGDVLVGRTSPKVEDNLTPEEKLMNAIFSQKISNRKDTSLKVKHGHGGTVIDVQILSRDAGDNLEDGIEKIIKVFIAQKRKIKVGDKMAGRHGNKGVISLVLPVEDMPHLEDGTPIDILLNPQGVPSRMNVGQVLELHLGMAAKTLDVKFVSPVFDGVKYDQIQELLEETGLPKNGKVTLIDGITGDHFDNEVSVGVMYMLKLYHMVDDKVHARSVGPYSLITQQPLGGKSQNGGQRFGEMETWAIESYGASNILQELLTYKSDNIEGRNRLYNVLAQGGEMPRRGMPESFSVLAYELRGLCIKLEIHEKDREELVQEEF from the coding sequence ATGGGTAAACAAAAATTTGAATTAAAAAAATTTGGACCTATTACTTTAAGGAGAGACTATTCAAAAAGTAAAAACGTTTTTGAAACTCCTGATTACTTAACTTCTCAAAGAGAATCTTTTAACTATTTCATTGAAAAAGGAATTGATGAAGCACTTAATCAATTTTATCCAATTAAATCAAATAATGGAAAAGTGGAAATTCAATATATCAGAAATAAAAAAATTAGAATTGAAAAGCCAAAAAATGAATTTGAAGCTATTAAAGCTGCAAAACAAAAAGGTGAATCATATTCATGTAAGGTTTATGCTCATTTGAGAAAATTAAATGTTGAAACATCAGAGATTAGCGAATCTCAAGAAGTTTTATATGGAGAAATTCCTTTAATGACATCAGCGGGAACTTTCATTATTAATGGTAGTGAAAAAGTTATTGTTTCGCAGTTAATCAGATCATCAGGAGTTTATTATGGAAGAAATGTTCGTAATAAGCAAGCTGATGACTTATTTAACAAAGTGGAAATTTTACCGCAATTAGGTTCATGAGTTGAAATTTATCACAGAGTTACAGGTAATTCAATTGATACTATTAAAGTAAGAATTGACAAAAATAAAAACATTTTACTTTCTACATTTTTGAGAGCTTTAGGTTTATCAAAAGAAGATGGAACAATTAATGCATTATTTGGTAATTCACGTGTTTTAAATGAAACCTTAAAGAAAGATAAAAATGCTGATATGCGTGAGTGTCAAAAAGCAATTTATCGAATTATTCGTAAAGGTGATCGTCTGACTGATGAAGCTGTTGAAAACTTAATTCCTGTAACTTTATTTAATGAACGTCGTTACAATCTATCAAAAACTGGTAGATACATGATTAATAGAAAATTAAACTTAATTCAAAGAATTGAAGGAAGATTTTTAGCTGAAGATTTAGTTGATGCAAACTCAAATAAAGTACTGTTTAAAACAGGAACTCATATTACTGCCCAAATGGCAAAAGAAATACAAGAATATTTTAATAATGGAACTTTAGCTTCTTATCCTATTCCTGGAATTTCTCCTTCAGTTTATGGAAAACAAATTGAAATTAATCCTGAATTAGCTAAAAGAATTAATATTATTTCTGTTAAAATTTGACCTTCTAAAAAAGCAATGGAACAAAAATCAGAACCAACTTTAATTATTGGTAATGATCCTACAAGTGATGAAGCTCATTTATTAATTTCAGATATTGTCGCTATTGTTGGTTACTACTTTAATTTAAATGAAAACATTGGTCAAGAAGATGATCCTGATTCATTAATTAATAAGAGAATTATTGGGATTGGTGAATTGCTACAAAATCAATTAAAAATTGCTTTTAACAAATTAGAAAAAAATTCAAAAGAAAGAATGTCTATTAAAGAAATTGACAAAATTACCCCAAGAAATATTACAAACAATAAACCTGTTTATAATCAATTTAAAACATTCTTTAACTCTTCAAAACTTTCACAATTTATGGATCAATATAATCCACTTTCAGAAATTGCTAATAAAAGAAGAATTACATCTTTAGGTCCTGGTGGTCTTAACCGTGAAACTGCTCAATTTGAAGTTCGTGATGTGCACCCTACTCACTATGGAAGAATTTGTCCAATTGAAACTCCTGAAGGACAAAATATTGGTCTAATTCTTAATTATGCTTCTTACTCAAAAATTGATGAATATGGTTTCATCCAAGCTCCTTATTTCAAAGTTAATAATGGTGTAGTTGATTATTCTAAAGTTGTATGATTAACAGCCATTCAGGAAATTGGTTACACTTTTGCTCAATCAACTGTAGAAATTGACAGCAAAAATCGAATTATTGAAGAAAATGTAACCGTAAGAAAAAATCATAATTATTTAATTGTTGAACCAAAAGATATTGATTACATTGATGTTTCATCAAAAGAAATGACATCAATTGCAGCTTCCGCTATCCCCTTTTTAGAAAATGACGATGCTAACCGGGCATTGATGGGATCTAACATGCAACGTCAAGCTGTGCCTTTACTAAAAGCAGAAGCTCCTTTAGTTGCTACCGGTTCGGAAGCTGATATTGCTAAATATGCAACTACTAACTTAGTAGCTAAAGTTGATGGTGAAGTTGTATTTGTTGATTCCGAAAAAATTAAAATTAAAGATGCTGAAGGTGCAACCAAAACTTACAATTTAAGATTATTTGAAAAATCAAATCAAGGAACACTAATTTCACAGCGTCCAATTGTCAAAATTGGTGATAAAGTTAAAGCTGGTGATTTAATCGTTGATGGTCCTTCTTCTGATAAGGGAGAATTAGCTTTAGGTAAAAATGTGCTTGTAGCTTTCACAACCTGAAATGGTTATAACTATGAGGATGCCATTATCATTTCTGAAAAATTAGTAAAAAATGATGCCTTTACCTCAATTCATATCGAAGAACAAACTATCCCATTTAGAAACTCAAAAGCTGGAGATGATATTTTAACAGCTGATATTCCTAATGTTTCAAATTATGCTAAACGTTCTTTAGATGCTAACGGGATTGTTACTGTTGGTTCTGAGGTTTCTGCAGGAGATGTGCTAGTAGGTAGAACTTCACCTAAAGTGGAAGATAATTTAACACCTGAAGAAAAATTGATGAATGCAATTTTTTCTCAAAAAATTTCTAATAGAAAAGACACATCACTAAAGGTAAAACATGGACATGGTGGAACTGTTATTGATGTGCAAATTCTTTCTCGTGATGCCGGAGATAATTTAGAAGATGGAATTGAAAAAATTATCAAAGTTTTCATTGCTCAAAAGAGAAAAATTAAAGTCGGAGATAAAATGGCAGGACGCCACGGAAATAAAGGGGTTATTTCTCTAGTGCTTCCAGTTGAAGACATGCCACACTTAGAAGATGGAACACCAATTGATATTTTACTTAATCCCCAAGGTGTTCCCTCACGGATGAATGTTGGTCAAGTGCTTGAATTACACTTAGGTATGGCCGCTAAAACTTTAGATGTAAAATTTGTTTCTCCTGTCTTTGACGGAGTAAAATATGATCAAATTCAAGAATTATTAGAAGAAACTGGTTTACCTAAAAATGGAAAAGTAACATTAATTGATGGAATCACAGGTGATCATTTTGACAATGAAGTATCTGTTGGTGTGATGTACATGTTAAAACTGTATCACATGGTTGATGATAAGGTTCATGCACGGAGTGTAGGTCCTTACTCACTAATTACGCAACAACCATTAGGAGGAAAATCTCAAAATGGTGGACAAAGATTTGGAGAAATGGAAACATGAGCGATTGAGTCTTATGGAGCTTCAAATATTTTACAAGAGTTACTAACTTACAAATCAGATAATATCGAAGGGCGTAACCGTCTATACAATGTACTAGCTCAAGGTGGAGAAATGCCACGTCGGGGAATGCCAGAATCATTCAGTGTTCTAGCTTATGAATTAAGAGGATTGTGTATTAAACTAGAAATTCATGAAAAAGACAGAGAAGAATTAGTGCAAGAGGAGTTTTAG